A part of Ziziphus jujuba cultivar Dongzao chromosome 8, ASM3175591v1 genomic DNA contains:
- the LOC107428678 gene encoding uncharacterized protein LOC107428678, producing the protein MAHRSRSTNSVDVIVFSSLFKKSTMDVLGVNPMMKNNQKQQGKRSRKGIKVVYISSPMKVKTSASEFRALVQELTGRDSDAVGLMEANNASDDTIINTPPPIHHHKVVDDDDDHDHQLIKGVGHHHHHLNHDHEFPFSNSSLYDQLPKSPGDQLFQSFDRDDHFNQLDVLRSFDFRM; encoded by the coding sequence ATGGCACATAGGAGTAGAAGTACAAATTCAGTTGatgttattgttttttcttcattGTTCAAAAAATCAACCATGGATGTTCTTGGTGTGAACCCCATGATGAAGAACAACCAAAAACAACAAGGAAAAAGAAGTAGAAAAGGAATCAAAGTGGTTTATATTTCAAGCCCCATGAAGGTTAAGACCAGTGCTTCTGAGTTTAGAGCTCTTGTTCAAGAACTCACTGGGAGAGATTCTGATGCTGTAGGTCTCATGGAAGCTAATAATGCTTCCGATGATACCATCATCAATACTCCTCCTCCTATTCATCATCATAAggttgttgatgatgatgatgatcatgatcacCAACTGATCAAGGGCGttggtcatcatcatcatcatctgaaTCATGATCATGAATTTCCTTTTTCAAACTCCAGCTTGTATGATCAATTGCCCAAGAGCCCAGGGGACCAATTATTCCAATCATTTGATCGCGATGATCATTTCAACCAGCTTGATGTATTGAGAAGCTTTGATTTTCGAATGTAA
- the LOC107428714 gene encoding transcription factor TGA2.2 isoform X1: protein MTCVDAADTVLNSAGESGQAGPSNPFHLGTPYKPQSVVSIESQSLKSPKGQLSNLVSGDTENWEESSMADASPRTDISTDVDTDDKNQRFDRNQYAIQVASDSSDRSKDKSDQKTLRRLAQNREAARKSRLRKKAYVQQLESSRLKLTQLEQELQRARQQGIFISSSGDQAHSMSGNGAMAFDVEYARWLEEQNRQINELRSAVNSHASDTELRIIVDGILAHYEEIFRLKGVAAKADVFHLLSGMWKTPAERCFLWLGGFRSSELLKLLVNQLEPLTEQQLVGITNLQQSSQQAEDALSQGMEALQQSLAETLSSGSLGSSGSSGNVANYMGQMAMAMGKLGTLEGFIRQADNLRQQTLQQMHRILTTRQSARALLAIHDYFSRLRALSSLWLARPRE from the exons ATGACATGTGTTGATGCTGCAGATACAGTGTTGAATTCAGCTGGAGAAAGTGGACAAGCAGGTCCTTCTAATCCCTTCCATTTAGGAACTCCTTACAAG ccACAATCCGTCGTCTCTATCGAATCTCAGAGTTTGAAGTCTCCAAAGGGTCAACTTTCAAATCTGGTTTCTGGGGATACAGAGAACTGGGAAGAGTCCTCCATGGCTGATGCCAGTCCTAGGACTGATATCTCCACAGATGTGGATACAGATGATAAGAATCAGAGG TTTGATAGAAACCAATATGCTATTCAGGTGGCTTCTGATTCCAGTGATAGGTCCAAGGATAAATCAGATCAGAAG ACCCTCCGAAGGCTTGCTCAAAATAGGGAGGCTGCGAGGAAAAGTAGATTGAGGAAAAAG GCATATGTCCAACAGCTGGAGAGTAGTCGTTTGAAGCTTACCCAACTGGAGCAGGAGCTTCAGCGAGCAAGGCAGCAG GGAATCTTCATATCAAGCTCAGGAGACCAAGCCCATTCAATGAGTggaaatg GGGCCATGGCATTTGATGTAGAATATGCTCGTTGGCTGGAGGAGCAAAATCGACAAATCAATGAACTAAGATCAGCGGTTAATTCTCATGCAAGTGATACAGAACTTCGTATTATTGTTGATGGTATCTTGGCACACTATGAAGAAATTTTTAGGCTCAAGGGTGTAGCAGCAAAGGCTGATGTTTTCCATTTGCTATCTGGCATGTGGAAAACTCCTGCTGAGAGGTGTTTCTTATGGCTTGGTGGTTTCCGTTCATCTGAGCTTCTTAAG CTTCTTGTTAATCAGTTGGAGCCTCTGACAGAGCAGCAGTTGGTAGGAATTACAAATTTGCAGCAATCATCCCAACAGGCAGAAGATGCATTATCTCAAGGGATGGAAGCATTGCAACAATCTTTGGCTGAGACATTATCAAGTGGATCGCTTGGTTCCTCTGGTTCCTCGGGAAATGTTGCAAACTACATGGGTCAAATGGCCATGGCTATGGGAAAGCTAGGGACCTTAGAAGGGTTTATTCGCCAG GCTGACAATTTGCGGCAACAGACACTGCAACAAATGCATCGGATATTAACAACCCGTCAGTCAGCTCGCGCACTTCTAGCAATACACGATTATTTCTCACGACTACGAGCTCTCAGTTCCCTCTGGCTAGCCCGCCCAAGAGAGTAA
- the LOC107428714 gene encoding transcription factor TGA2.2 isoform X2 yields the protein MNYYDTVLNSAGESGQAGPSNPFHLGTPYKPQSVVSIESQSLKSPKGQLSNLVSGDTENWEESSMADASPRTDISTDVDTDDKNQRFDRNQYAIQVASDSSDRSKDKSDQKTLRRLAQNREAARKSRLRKKAYVQQLESSRLKLTQLEQELQRARQQGIFISSSGDQAHSMSGNGAMAFDVEYARWLEEQNRQINELRSAVNSHASDTELRIIVDGILAHYEEIFRLKGVAAKADVFHLLSGMWKTPAERCFLWLGGFRSSELLKLLVNQLEPLTEQQLVGITNLQQSSQQAEDALSQGMEALQQSLAETLSSGSLGSSGSSGNVANYMGQMAMAMGKLGTLEGFIRQADNLRQQTLQQMHRILTTRQSARALLAIHDYFSRLRALSSLWLARPRE from the exons ATGAACTATTACG ATACAGTGTTGAATTCAGCTGGAGAAAGTGGACAAGCAGGTCCTTCTAATCCCTTCCATTTAGGAACTCCTTACAAG ccACAATCCGTCGTCTCTATCGAATCTCAGAGTTTGAAGTCTCCAAAGGGTCAACTTTCAAATCTGGTTTCTGGGGATACAGAGAACTGGGAAGAGTCCTCCATGGCTGATGCCAGTCCTAGGACTGATATCTCCACAGATGTGGATACAGATGATAAGAATCAGAGG TTTGATAGAAACCAATATGCTATTCAGGTGGCTTCTGATTCCAGTGATAGGTCCAAGGATAAATCAGATCAGAAG ACCCTCCGAAGGCTTGCTCAAAATAGGGAGGCTGCGAGGAAAAGTAGATTGAGGAAAAAG GCATATGTCCAACAGCTGGAGAGTAGTCGTTTGAAGCTTACCCAACTGGAGCAGGAGCTTCAGCGAGCAAGGCAGCAG GGAATCTTCATATCAAGCTCAGGAGACCAAGCCCATTCAATGAGTggaaatg GGGCCATGGCATTTGATGTAGAATATGCTCGTTGGCTGGAGGAGCAAAATCGACAAATCAATGAACTAAGATCAGCGGTTAATTCTCATGCAAGTGATACAGAACTTCGTATTATTGTTGATGGTATCTTGGCACACTATGAAGAAATTTTTAGGCTCAAGGGTGTAGCAGCAAAGGCTGATGTTTTCCATTTGCTATCTGGCATGTGGAAAACTCCTGCTGAGAGGTGTTTCTTATGGCTTGGTGGTTTCCGTTCATCTGAGCTTCTTAAG CTTCTTGTTAATCAGTTGGAGCCTCTGACAGAGCAGCAGTTGGTAGGAATTACAAATTTGCAGCAATCATCCCAACAGGCAGAAGATGCATTATCTCAAGGGATGGAAGCATTGCAACAATCTTTGGCTGAGACATTATCAAGTGGATCGCTTGGTTCCTCTGGTTCCTCGGGAAATGTTGCAAACTACATGGGTCAAATGGCCATGGCTATGGGAAAGCTAGGGACCTTAGAAGGGTTTATTCGCCAG GCTGACAATTTGCGGCAACAGACACTGCAACAAATGCATCGGATATTAACAACCCGTCAGTCAGCTCGCGCACTTCTAGCAATACACGATTATTTCTCACGACTACGAGCTCTCAGTTCCCTCTGGCTAGCCCGCCCAAGAGAGTAA